One window from the genome of Dyadobacter sp. CECT 9275 encodes:
- a CDS encoding TonB-dependent receptor, with amino-acid sequence MKKPLKYREVLQWTMRITATQLMFALLFIGTGYAREGSAQSLLGKKISIVANGSEVKKVLSQLEKQVEVRFVFSSKLIKSTRKVTILAEEKPLYEVLDQILTPLGLQYEVSGKIIILKRSDILPDIPLPSGQAPKKSVSGKVLDETNSGIPGVSVVLKGTQTGTTTDNEGFFQLQLPTEAGSEAVLVFSFVGYKTQEMAIGGQTVFTVNLAPENKMLSEVVVVGYGVQKKVNLTGSVSVVTADELAKRPVGQTSSALQGMVPGLTVTQRSGQPGRDGGNLRIRGVGTTGDSNPLVIVDGVESNINNIDPNEIESISVLKDASSAAIYGSRAANGVILITTKRGGNEKGLSVNYNMYAGWQTPTDSPDNVNGLDHMNLINEAYTNTGRSPLYSQQLIQDYITKGPSDRDQYPDTDWQKLTMKNSGFMQSHYIGMNGGNDKVRVLGSFSYLNQDGIIPNTGFKRYNLRINTDAKLSDKFSTSMDIFLRRTDLTEPSSGTGYIFHWMRRIPANQAGVLSTGQYGEGWNGDHPLARAKDGGINQESSLSSIINLNLKYTPTKWLTANLIYAPKFNLPNNKSFSNIVQTYRWDGSPSYAVPARNSLTESFSREWYNNIRATVAIDKKIAGDHQLNVLAGFQQENQRNNWISAYREVFILPDYQQINSGNRENERTGGSAEHWALQSFFGRVNYNYKEKYLFEANARYDGSSRFAAGNKYAIFPSFSAGWRIIQEPFMTSLSDVVTDLKLRASWGKLGNQNIGLYPFAAFVGIGNSNYVFDNKNVTGASLNEMANSNIRWESTTVSNIGVDLTLWSKFNLTAEYYQRRTNDILLRLDIPTMIGLTAPYQNAGVVDNKGWDLSMGYRDRVGAFNYNVTVNVSDVKNKVIDMRGVLRTDRQVNNEGYAVSSFYGYVAEGFFQTAEEVKNHAKQFGNVAPGDIKYKDLNEDGIINNLDQQVIGSPIPRYTYSTNVDLSYKGIDLSIFLQGVGKVDNYLTGHGIMPFFEGSTMQESQKDSWRPDNTDAAFPRLAFNESNNIQNSSFWLKNGSYLRVKNIQLGYNFPQSLLKNKIQRLRIYAGGQNLFTFDKFWPGFDVEAPVGNVGWYPQMKVYTVGLDVRF; translated from the coding sequence ATGAAAAAACCTTTAAAATACCGAGAGGTATTACAGTGGACGATGCGAATAACAGCAACTCAACTTATGTTTGCCCTTCTTTTTATAGGGACAGGTTATGCGCGTGAAGGCAGTGCGCAGTCGCTGCTTGGTAAAAAAATCTCCATTGTTGCCAATGGAAGCGAAGTAAAGAAAGTACTCTCTCAGCTAGAAAAGCAGGTGGAGGTGCGTTTCGTTTTTAGCTCCAAATTAATTAAATCAACCCGGAAAGTTACGATATTAGCTGAGGAAAAGCCGTTGTATGAGGTATTGGACCAAATACTCACGCCACTCGGGCTGCAGTATGAAGTGTCGGGGAAGATCATCATATTGAAACGGTCGGACATTTTGCCGGACATACCTCTCCCTTCTGGTCAAGCCCCCAAAAAGAGTGTCTCCGGAAAAGTGCTGGATGAGACCAATTCAGGGATACCGGGTGTAAGTGTTGTTTTAAAAGGCACCCAAACCGGTACCACAACCGACAATGAAGGCTTCTTTCAATTGCAGCTTCCTACAGAGGCAGGCAGTGAAGCAGTACTGGTATTCAGTTTTGTAGGTTACAAAACCCAGGAGATGGCTATTGGCGGGCAGACCGTATTTACGGTTAATCTTGCACCGGAAAATAAAATGCTTTCGGAGGTAGTGGTAGTAGGGTATGGTGTTCAGAAAAAGGTAAATCTTACAGGTTCTGTTTCGGTAGTGACAGCGGATGAACTGGCGAAACGCCCGGTGGGACAAACCTCATCAGCGCTTCAGGGGATGGTGCCTGGACTTACCGTAACGCAGCGGTCGGGGCAGCCCGGGCGGGATGGCGGTAATCTTCGTATACGTGGCGTAGGCACCACCGGCGATTCCAACCCACTGGTGATTGTGGATGGGGTGGAATCCAATATCAATAACATCGATCCCAATGAAATTGAAAGTATCTCGGTACTTAAGGACGCCTCTTCAGCAGCTATCTACGGATCCAGGGCGGCCAATGGCGTAATCTTGATTACGACCAAACGCGGGGGAAATGAAAAAGGGCTCAGTGTCAATTACAATATGTATGCAGGCTGGCAAACGCCGACCGATTCTCCTGACAATGTGAACGGGCTGGATCACATGAACCTGATCAACGAAGCCTATACCAATACAGGCCGTAGCCCGCTGTATTCGCAACAGCTCATTCAGGATTATATTACAAAGGGGCCTTCCGACAGGGATCAGTACCCGGATACGGACTGGCAGAAACTGACTATGAAAAACAGCGGTTTCATGCAGAGCCACTATATCGGAATGAACGGAGGGAATGACAAGGTAAGGGTTTTGGGATCGTTCAGTTACCTGAATCAGGATGGTATTATTCCCAATACCGGATTTAAACGTTACAATCTCCGGATCAATACGGATGCTAAACTGAGTGATAAATTCAGTACCTCTATGGATATCTTCCTGCGCCGGACCGATTTAACGGAACCTTCTTCAGGAACAGGATATATTTTTCACTGGATGAGGCGTATCCCTGCCAACCAGGCCGGGGTTTTGTCAACAGGGCAATATGGAGAAGGATGGAACGGAGACCATCCGCTGGCAAGGGCAAAAGACGGCGGGATCAATCAGGAATCTTCGCTGAGCTCAATCATTAACCTCAACCTTAAATATACGCCAACCAAATGGCTGACGGCTAATTTGATTTACGCGCCAAAATTCAATCTGCCCAACAACAAATCGTTTTCGAATATTGTACAGACCTACCGTTGGGACGGCTCTCCAAGTTATGCAGTACCTGCACGTAATTCACTCACCGAAAGTTTCTCGAGAGAATGGTATAATAACATCAGGGCAACAGTGGCCATTGATAAAAAGATTGCGGGGGACCATCAGCTGAATGTATTGGCGGGTTTCCAGCAGGAAAATCAGAGAAACAATTGGATATCAGCATATAGAGAAGTCTTTATTCTGCCGGATTATCAACAAATCAATTCGGGGAACCGGGAAAATGAAAGAACAGGCGGGTCGGCGGAACACTGGGCGCTGCAGTCGTTTTTTGGCCGCGTGAATTATAACTATAAAGAAAAATACCTTTTTGAAGCTAATGCGCGTTACGACGGTTCGTCTCGGTTCGCGGCAGGGAATAAATATGCCATATTTCCTTCTTTTTCGGCGGGGTGGAGAATTATTCAGGAGCCTTTCATGACCAGCCTGTCTGATGTCGTAACGGACCTTAAACTGAGGGCTTCATGGGGTAAGCTGGGTAATCAGAATATTGGGCTCTATCCTTTTGCGGCTTTTGTGGGTATTGGTAATAGTAACTATGTGTTTGATAACAAGAATGTTACCGGAGCTTCCCTGAACGAGATGGCTAACTCAAATATCCGGTGGGAGTCCACCACGGTTTCCAATATTGGAGTTGATCTTACCCTTTGGTCCAAATTCAATTTAACGGCAGAATATTACCAGCGCAGGACAAATGATATCCTGCTGCGGCTGGACATCCCAACGATGATCGGCCTTACGGCTCCTTACCAAAATGCCGGAGTGGTGGATAACAAAGGCTGGGATTTGTCGATGGGCTATCGCGACCGTGTAGGTGCTTTTAACTACAATGTAACCGTGAATGTCTCAGATGTAAAAAACAAGGTAATTGATATGCGCGGAGTATTAAGGACCGACAGGCAGGTTAATAATGAAGGGTATGCTGTAAGCTCTTTTTACGGGTACGTCGCAGAAGGTTTTTTCCAGACAGCCGAAGAAGTGAAGAACCACGCCAAGCAGTTTGGTAACGTGGCTCCCGGAGATATCAAATACAAAGACCTGAACGAAGACGGTATCATCAACAACCTGGACCAGCAGGTGATCGGCAGCCCTATTCCACGGTATACCTACAGTACCAATGTTGACCTGAGCTACAAAGGGATTGACCTTTCCATATTCCTTCAGGGGGTGGGGAAAGTGGATAACTACCTGACGGGGCACGGTATCATGCCTTTCTTTGAAGGAAGTACCATGCAGGAGAGCCAAAAGGATAGCTGGAGGCCGGACAATACCGACGCCGCTTTTCCCAGACTGGCCTTTAATGAAAGTAACAATATTCAGAATTCATCCTTCTGGCTTAAAAACGGATCCTATTTACGGGTCAAGAATATTCAGCTGGGTTACAATTTTCCCCAGTCTCTGCTGAAAAACAAAATTCAGCGTCTGCGGATTTACGCCGGAGGGCAGAACCTTTTCACATTTGATAAATTCTGGCCGGGTTTTGACGTGGAAGCACCCGTTGGAAATGTAGGCTGGTACCCGCAGATGAAGGTGTATACCGTTGGACTGGACGTAAGATTTTAA
- a CDS encoding FAD-dependent oxidoreductase — protein sequence MTGNRIGKIWIYPLALVMLCVLPANRPSVKADQKSKVDICVYGGTAAGVIAAYTAKKMGKTVMLIEPGIHLGGMTSGGLGQTDIGNKYAISGVALDFYRRIGKHYGKFEQWIFEPHVAKKYLQQYLDEAGIKVTYNRRIVSAVKNGTDIKSIVLENSQSPDAATNLTVEAAMFIDCTYEGDLMARAKVSYAVGREANADYNETINGVQLMKGHQFPDGIDPYKIPGKPESGLLWGISAEKLLPNGTGDGKAQAYNYRICLTSDPRNQIPISRPEGYDPARYELLVRLMNKQPERKTLSDYFIWSRMPNNKTDINNRNGFSTDMIGMNYEYPDGDYATRARIIKDHEVYTKGLLYFVGHDPRVPEELRNEMLKWGYPKDEYTDTGNWSPQLYIREARRMIGSYVMTQANCVGKEPVNDGVGMAAYTMDSHNVQRLVVNGMVKNEGNVEVGGFSPYPISYRSIIPQGKECGNLLVPVCLSATHIAYGSIRMEPVFMVLAQSAATAAAIAIDARVKVQQVDVLKLKEKLKTNPLADGSVQQILVDNEDSQNVMVTGNWTKRRGGYGPSMLASDTTKSALQTVRFSPVVDKAGKYSAYIYFSKLPGLSAQIPLVVSDGGKEKPVTIKTSDVEVVGQTSGEWVFIGTYDIPKGQKAYVELSNKGANGLVFADAVMLVPASN from the coding sequence ATGACAGGAAATAGGATTGGAAAAATATGGATCTACCCGTTGGCATTGGTAATGCTTTGTGTGCTTCCTGCAAACAGGCCGTCTGTTAAAGCAGACCAAAAAAGCAAGGTGGATATCTGTGTTTACGGAGGAACAGCAGCCGGTGTAATTGCGGCATATACAGCCAAAAAAATGGGCAAAACCGTCATGCTCATCGAACCCGGGATACACCTGGGGGGAATGACGTCGGGAGGATTGGGACAAACCGATATTGGGAACAAATATGCTATTTCAGGAGTGGCACTGGACTTTTATCGACGTATCGGAAAACATTACGGCAAATTTGAGCAGTGGATTTTCGAACCGCATGTCGCAAAAAAGTATCTTCAGCAATATCTGGATGAGGCGGGGATCAAGGTAACTTACAACCGCAGAATTGTGTCGGCAGTCAAAAACGGTACGGATATTAAATCGATCGTCCTTGAAAACAGCCAGTCGCCCGACGCTGCTACCAATTTGACGGTGGAAGCGGCCATGTTTATTGACTGTACCTACGAGGGTGATCTTATGGCCCGCGCCAAGGTATCCTACGCCGTAGGGAGGGAAGCCAATGCTGATTATAACGAAACCATCAATGGCGTTCAACTGATGAAAGGGCATCAGTTTCCGGATGGTATCGACCCTTATAAAATTCCCGGCAAGCCCGAAAGCGGACTTTTGTGGGGAATTTCCGCTGAAAAACTATTGCCGAACGGTACCGGCGACGGAAAGGCGCAGGCCTACAATTACAGGATTTGCCTGACTTCGGACCCAAGAAACCAGATACCCATTTCCCGTCCGGAAGGCTATGACCCTGCCAGGTATGAACTGCTGGTGAGGCTGATGAACAAGCAGCCCGAAAGAAAAACGCTGTCCGACTATTTTATATGGAGCCGAATGCCCAACAATAAAACGGATATCAACAACCGGAACGGATTTTCTACCGATATGATCGGGATGAATTACGAATATCCCGATGGAGATTATGCCACCCGCGCCCGCATCATTAAGGACCATGAAGTATATACCAAAGGACTTTTATATTTTGTAGGCCACGACCCCCGGGTACCCGAGGAGTTGCGAAACGAAATGTTAAAGTGGGGATATCCCAAAGATGAATATACCGATACCGGCAACTGGTCTCCGCAATTATACATTCGTGAAGCCAGGAGGATGATCGGCAGCTACGTCATGACCCAGGCAAACTGTGTTGGAAAGGAGCCGGTCAACGATGGGGTAGGGATGGCTGCTTATACCATGGATTCGCACAATGTGCAAAGGCTTGTTGTCAACGGTATGGTTAAAAATGAAGGCAATGTGGAGGTAGGCGGTTTCAGTCCTTATCCGATTTCTTACCGGTCCATCATACCTCAGGGAAAAGAATGTGGCAATCTGCTCGTGCCGGTTTGTCTTTCAGCTACGCATATTGCCTATGGATCCATCCGCATGGAACCGGTTTTTATGGTACTGGCCCAGTCTGCCGCCACAGCAGCCGCGATAGCAATTGACGCCAGAGTGAAAGTACAGCAGGTGGATGTGCTCAAACTGAAGGAGAAGTTAAAAACAAATCCGCTTGCCGACGGATCGGTACAGCAGATTCTGGTAGACAACGAGGACTCTCAAAATGTAATGGTTACCGGTAACTGGACCAAAAGACGTGGCGGTTACGGGCCTTCCATGCTGGCTTCCGATACTACGAAAAGTGCATTACAAACAGTACGGTTTTCGCCGGTTGTTGACAAAGCCGGGAAGTATTCGGCCTATATTTATTTTTCAAAACTACCCGGACTATCGGCGCAAATCCCGCTTGTGGTTTCCGATGGTGGTAAGGAAAAACCTGTCACCATTAAAACCTCCGATGTTGAGGTGGTGGGTCAGACCTCCGGTGAATGGGTTTTTATTGGTACTTATGATATTCCAAAAGGACAAAAAGCTTATGTAGAACTGTCAAATAAAGGTGCCAACGGCCTTGTATTTGCTGATGCCGTCATGTTGGTTCCGGCATCCAATTAA
- a CDS encoding FAD-dependent oxidoreductase, whose amino-acid sequence MKHKLIFLTLIFLSFSCPSVFAEKDTEVDICIYGGTSSGIIAAYTAKKLGKSVIVIEPGNYLGGLTTGGLGATDIGNKYAVTGLANDFYRRIGAYYGKFEQWTFEPHVADQVYADLIKEAGLTIVKNYRLNSLKKDEGRIKEIIVENADKPSKSSNRAIRAKMFIDCTYEGDLMALAGVSYTIGRESNSQYGETYNGVQLSDFHQLPDGIDPYKIEGNAKSGLVWGVAPGQMQATGSGDRKIQAYNFRLCLTQDKQNLIPFAKPANYDRERYELLSRILKKENWTTIHSSAKVNTLPDGTKSVDHKGGFLIKNMPNGKTDFNNFGGFSTDMIGANYDYPEGNYETRKRIWKEHENYTKGLLYFLSHDEAVPAHIRAEMKTWGFPKDEFKDLGGFSNQLYVREARRMVSEVVMTQKHCDGVEVVNDEIGMAAYQMDSHNCQRLVVNGMVKNEGDVEKGVKHPFPISYRSIVPRSQECKNLLVPVCLSASHIAFGSIRMEPVFMVLGQSAATAASEAINSGKDVQQVDVSKLQKILRSDPLVNGKAPEILVDNDDANRVSVSGSWNKNGGGYGRNVLVSSLPTEKEKVRYTPDLPQAGQYELYVYFPHSEKGSTKTSFLIHTGTEKIEKTMSAADIKKIGLPSGEWASLGRYRLESGKTSFVEISGKGADGSISADAIIWKPVN is encoded by the coding sequence ATGAAACATAAATTAATATTCCTGACCCTTATCTTTTTATCTTTTTCATGCCCGTCTGTTTTCGCAGAAAAAGATACAGAAGTAGATATTTGCATTTACGGCGGAACTTCGTCGGGTATTATTGCGGCCTATACGGCCAAAAAATTGGGGAAGTCTGTTATTGTTATTGAGCCCGGCAATTACCTGGGCGGACTTACAACCGGTGGGCTCGGGGCAACGGATATCGGTAATAAATATGCCGTGACGGGGCTGGCAAACGACTTCTACCGGCGGATCGGAGCCTATTATGGCAAGTTTGAGCAATGGACGTTTGAACCGCATGTGGCTGACCAGGTATACGCCGACCTGATTAAAGAAGCCGGTCTGACAATTGTAAAAAATTACAGGCTGAACAGCTTAAAAAAGGATGAGGGCCGAATAAAGGAGATCATTGTTGAAAATGCTGATAAACCTTCCAAATCGAGTAATCGTGCCATTCGGGCTAAAATGTTTATTGACTGTACCTATGAAGGGGACCTTATGGCCCTTGCAGGGGTTTCCTATACCATTGGCCGGGAAAGTAACAGCCAGTATGGAGAAACCTATAACGGGGTGCAGCTCTCGGATTTCCATCAGTTACCCGACGGAATTGACCCTTACAAAATAGAGGGGAATGCCAAAAGCGGCCTGGTTTGGGGTGTTGCTCCTGGCCAGATGCAGGCTACTGGAAGTGGTGATCGGAAAATCCAGGCTTATAATTTCAGATTGTGCCTCACGCAGGACAAGCAAAACCTGATTCCATTTGCAAAACCGGCCAACTATGACCGCGAACGTTACGAACTGCTGAGCCGGATTCTGAAAAAGGAAAACTGGACCACCATTCACAGCAGTGCCAAAGTGAATACTCTGCCGGACGGCACAAAATCGGTTGACCATAAAGGAGGGTTCCTGATCAAAAATATGCCCAACGGTAAAACTGACTTTAATAATTTCGGGGGCTTTTCTACAGATATGATCGGCGCTAACTATGATTATCCTGAAGGGAATTATGAAACTAGGAAAAGGATATGGAAGGAACATGAAAATTACACAAAAGGACTTTTATATTTTCTGAGCCACGACGAGGCAGTACCGGCACACATCCGTGCCGAAATGAAAACATGGGGTTTCCCCAAAGACGAATTCAAAGATCTGGGCGGATTCTCCAATCAGCTGTATGTCCGTGAAGCGAGGCGTATGGTAAGTGAAGTAGTGATGACCCAAAAGCATTGTGATGGGGTAGAAGTTGTCAACGACGAAATCGGGATGGCTGCTTATCAGATGGATTCGCACAACTGCCAGCGGCTGGTGGTCAACGGCATGGTTAAAAATGAGGGTGATGTTGAGAAGGGAGTGAAACATCCGTTTCCGATTTCTTACCGTTCCATTGTTCCCCGGTCACAGGAATGTAAAAATCTGCTCGTACCGGTCTGTTTGTCCGCCTCACATATTGCCTTTGGTTCTATCAGGATGGAGCCCGTGTTTATGGTACTCGGGCAGTCTGCCGCCACGGCGGCCTCCGAAGCGATCAATTCAGGGAAGGATGTGCAGCAGGTGGATGTGAGCAAACTGCAGAAAATATTACGCAGTGATCCTCTGGTCAACGGCAAGGCGCCCGAGATTCTGGTAGATAATGATGATGCAAACAGGGTGAGCGTCAGCGGCTCGTGGAATAAAAACGGCGGAGGTTATGGGCGCAACGTACTGGTATCATCCCTTCCGACAGAAAAAGAAAAGGTTCGCTATACGCCGGACCTGCCACAGGCCGGGCAGTATGAACTTTATGTCTATTTCCCCCATTCGGAAAAAGGCTCAACAAAAACATCCTTTCTGATTCATACGGGTACGGAAAAAATTGAAAAGACTATGTCTGCCGCGGATATTAAGAAAATTGGCCTGCCCTCAGGAGAATGGGCTTCATTGGGCAGATACCGCCTGGAATCCGGTAAAACATCTTTTGTGGAGATATCCGGTAAGGGTGCAGACGGTTCTATTTCAGCCGATGCGATCATTTGGAAACCGGTGAACTAA
- a CDS encoding RagB/SusD family nutrient uptake outer membrane protein → MKFIKHILIVTCCLAGFSCQDYLERFPLDNPSDETFLRTEAELELAVTGAYNTLWYGGSGDVAGPFFPMLEAASDIGWDRNTSALQNLGLGIANADNAWVSSYWAAFYRGIGRCNYILSKSEPLAAKMQEAKYNRLMGEVRFLRAYYYFFLNEMYGGVPLLTKPLTLAEAQLPRNTKAEVSDFILAELDAVVPSLLAETNTTNKGRVNKGAALALKSRTALYNGKWEIAAKAAEDLMKLGTYSLHPSFPELFQYAGQNSKEIIFTVQYLKGTTVHSLPRFFYSRIALGHSNKIPVQALVDSYECTDGLSIDKSPLFDPKKPFANRDPRLSHTVVLPQTRFINYMFETHPDSLMTWDYTTTPARRVQNVEATHAYATFSGYLWRKYADVADFPDINNSDLDVILFRYAEVLLNYAEAKIELNQLDASVYEAINAVRGRATVKMPPITAGKTQAELRSIIRKERKYEFAGEGLRLFDVHRWNIGEDAMKGPLRGRIRNAFLSNAPRIDENGTPHYENVTNAAQMRVIEIRTYNKDRDNFWPIPRLEREVNPTLTQNPNY, encoded by the coding sequence ATGAAATTCATAAAACATATACTTATTGTAACCTGCTGCCTGGCGGGCTTTTCCTGTCAGGATTATCTGGAAAGATTTCCCCTGGACAATCCTTCTGACGAAACCTTTCTCAGAACAGAGGCCGAACTTGAACTAGCCGTAACGGGCGCTTACAATACGCTCTGGTATGGCGGCAGCGGAGATGTAGCCGGGCCGTTTTTTCCAATGCTTGAAGCGGCTTCGGACATAGGCTGGGACCGGAATACCAGTGCATTGCAGAACCTGGGATTGGGCATTGCCAATGCAGACAATGCCTGGGTATCCAGTTACTGGGCTGCGTTTTACCGTGGGATTGGACGATGCAATTATATCCTTTCCAAGTCGGAACCGCTGGCGGCAAAAATGCAGGAAGCCAAGTATAACCGGCTGATGGGGGAAGTAAGGTTTTTAAGAGCCTACTATTATTTCTTTCTGAACGAAATGTACGGCGGTGTTCCTTTGCTGACAAAACCTCTCACCCTGGCCGAAGCACAGCTTCCGCGGAATACCAAGGCCGAGGTTTCCGATTTCATCCTGGCCGAGCTGGATGCCGTGGTACCCTCTTTGCTGGCAGAAACCAACACTACCAACAAAGGACGCGTAAACAAGGGCGCTGCGCTGGCACTTAAATCTCGAACGGCCCTTTACAATGGTAAGTGGGAAATAGCTGCCAAAGCAGCGGAAGATCTGATGAAGCTGGGAACCTATTCTCTGCATCCCAGCTTTCCGGAATTGTTTCAGTATGCCGGGCAGAACTCAAAGGAGATTATTTTTACCGTCCAGTACTTAAAAGGTACCACGGTACATTCGCTGCCCCGTTTCTTTTATTCGCGTATCGCATTGGGGCATTCCAACAAAATACCGGTTCAGGCATTGGTCGATTCTTACGAATGTACTGATGGGCTCTCTATTGATAAATCACCTTTGTTTGATCCGAAAAAGCCGTTTGCCAACCGTGACCCCCGTCTGTCGCACACGGTGGTGTTGCCCCAGACCCGTTTCATAAACTACATGTTCGAAACCCATCCGGACAGTCTGATGACATGGGATTACACCACAACACCTGCCCGCAGGGTGCAGAATGTGGAGGCCACACATGCTTATGCTACCTTCTCGGGTTACCTGTGGCGTAAGTATGCCGATGTTGCTGATTTTCCAGATATCAACAACAGCGACCTGGACGTGATCCTGTTCAGGTATGCCGAAGTACTGCTCAATTATGCTGAGGCAAAAATAGAACTTAACCAACTGGATGCTTCCGTATACGAGGCCATTAATGCGGTGAGGGGAAGGGCCACTGTTAAAATGCCTCCTATTACAGCCGGAAAAACCCAGGCTGAACTGCGGTCGATCATCAGAAAGGAAAGAAAATATGAATTTGCAGGAGAAGGTCTGCGGTTGTTCGATGTTCACCGGTGGAACATTGGGGAAGATGCCATGAAAGGTCCGCTGAGAGGGAGAATCCGTAATGCCTTTTTGTCAAACGCGCCAAGAATAGACGAGAACGGTACCCCTCACTACGAAAATGTGACGAATGCAGCACAGATGAGAGTAATTGAAATTCGTACCTATAATAAGGACCGCGATAATTTCTGGCCAATCCCGCGCCTTGAAAGAGAGGTAAATCCTACCTTGACCCAAAATCCTAATTATTAA
- a CDS encoding FAD-dependent oxidoreductase, producing the protein MKCSRFLYLVFILLLQVSSLQADHRNIQGNVNQPEYDLVVYGATASGIIAGITAAREGAKVIIIEPGKFIGGVVTGGLSKTDIGNQATIGGITREFFTRASQHYNGKYMWIAEPHINSKIFEEMLAEVKIDVIRQEKIRSVNKKDGRITGFTTLSGKRYQGKMFIDATYEGDLMAAAKVSYVVGRESKGTYQEEYAGFYPDVIRNLTNDVMLEGYPGVGGEGPGFVHGTPTKISGLHKDGTLVDGVTRSAAIPGSGDNLTQSYTFRLAVTNNKDNLLPWPKPAQYDPRKYELLLRLVQAYPGIPFVRLVNLSQIANDKYDLNAQGFFSTDYVGGNTDYPDGDYDTRDRIWQDHEDYVKGFFWFLAHDERIPAKLGAETRAWGLCKDEFVDNHNWPYQLYVREARRMVGEYVMNQMDCQENILKKDVIAMGSFIMDSHIVQRIIQPDGSALVEGAWDVLARAYKIPYRSIIPKRQDCLNLLVPVCMSASHVAYGSIRMEPVYMMMGQAAGLAAVHANQEKAAVQDVDVNKLQEKLKAQKQILSLVK; encoded by the coding sequence ATGAAATGTAGCCGATTTTTATATCTGGTATTCATTTTGCTCCTGCAAGTCTCAAGCCTGCAGGCTGATCATCGGAATATCCAGGGGAATGTTAATCAGCCGGAGTATGACCTGGTGGTATATGGAGCCACCGCCTCAGGGATTATTGCAGGTATTACGGCTGCGCGGGAAGGTGCAAAAGTGATCATCATTGAACCCGGGAAGTTTATCGGCGGGGTGGTAACCGGTGGGTTGTCAAAAACAGACATCGGGAATCAGGCGACCATAGGCGGTATTACCCGGGAATTTTTCACAAGGGCCAGCCAGCATTATAATGGGAAATATATGTGGATAGCCGAACCCCATATCAATTCAAAGATTTTTGAAGAAATGCTGGCAGAAGTGAAGATTGACGTGATCCGACAGGAAAAAATCAGATCAGTAAACAAAAAGGATGGCCGGATAACGGGCTTCACCACCCTTTCAGGTAAGCGTTATCAGGGCAAAATGTTTATTGATGCAACTTATGAAGGAGACTTGATGGCTGCTGCCAAAGTTTCGTATGTCGTCGGGAGGGAAAGTAAGGGTACCTATCAGGAAGAGTATGCCGGGTTTTATCCGGATGTGATCAGGAATCTTACCAACGATGTAATGCTGGAAGGGTATCCCGGAGTGGGAGGAGAAGGGCCGGGGTTTGTCCATGGTACCCCGACAAAAATTTCGGGTTTGCATAAGGACGGTACGCTGGTGGACGGTGTTACCAGGTCCGCCGCCATCCCCGGTTCGGGCGACAACCTTACCCAGTCGTATACATTCCGCCTGGCGGTAACGAACAACAAGGACAATCTGCTGCCGTGGCCGAAGCCTGCGCAATATGACCCCCGGAAGTACGAATTACTACTCCGTCTGGTACAGGCTTATCCGGGTATTCCGTTCGTGAGGCTGGTGAACCTCAGCCAGATCGCCAATGATAAATATGATCTCAACGCGCAAGGTTTTTTTTCCACTGATTATGTCGGCGGAAATACGGATTATCCCGACGGGGATTATGACACCAGAGACAGGATCTGGCAGGACCACGAGGATTATGTGAAAGGATTTTTCTGGTTTCTGGCACATGATGAAAGGATTCCCGCAAAGCTCGGTGCAGAAACCCGGGCATGGGGCCTGTGCAAGGATGAATTCGTGGATAACCATAACTGGCCCTATCAGCTCTATGTGCGGGAAGCACGGCGCATGGTAGGAGAATATGTGATGAACCAGATGGATTGCCAGGAAAATATCCTGAAAAAGGATGTGATCGCGATGGGTTCCTTCATTATGGATTCACACATTGTTCAGCGGATTATCCAGCCGGATGGTTCCGCTCTGGTAGAAGGGGCGTGGGACGTCCTGGCCAGGGCGTATAAAATTCCTTACCGCAGTATTATACCTAAAAGGCAGGATTGTCTCAATCTATTGGTTCCTGTATGCATGTCGGCTTCACATGTAGCTTACGGGTCGATCCGGATGGAACCCGTCTACATGATGATGGGACAGGCGGCGGGACTGGCTGCTGTACATGCCAATCAGGAAAAGGCCGCTGTTCAGGACGTTGACGTCAATAAGCTACAGGAAAAACTTAAGGCGCAGAAACAAATTCTGTCATTGGTAAAATGA